TAAAATTTATTTTAGGTTCTATTTTTAATTTTTTAGAGGCTAATTTCTCAAATTGGAAAATAATGCTATCTGGTCGGATATTTAAGATTTGTTCGGTTATTTTAAATTTACTTTCCACTTCTTGTTGCAGTGATGAGCAAAGAATATAATAAGTCTGGATATTGTTTCTTGTGTTTAAAAAATGAGCCTTTCTGAAATTGATATTTAGATATCTGTCTTTGGAAAAAAGGGATTGACTGAGGACATCAAAACCGTTATTATTGGTTTTGACTTGTAAAATAGAGTCAGGTTTGTTAATCAAAACTTTATCAATAGGAAAATTATGAAACACCAATTTAACTTTATTCTCGGTTTGAAAATCACCAGAAAGTTTAATTAAAAGCCATAGTCCAAAAGCTATCAATAAAGAAACAAGAAAGGTTATTGTTCGTTGATCTAAGAAATAATTCTTCATCTACCGTAATTTTAAACAAATCTAGCGTAAAGATAAAAAAAAGCTCCTTGTGTTTAGGAAATCCCTTACACAAAAAGCGTTTAATTCAGGTTTTAAATTATTGTAAATTATTTTTGTTGTCCAATAATACTGCCTTCGGGTAATATAGCACTTTTTTCTATTTTTAAACGTCCTTGGCCTTCGGTTTCGATGACTACAGTAGTATCATTGATATTTAATATTTTACCGTGTACACCACCAAGGGTAACAATTTTGTCGCCTTTTTTTAATTCCTCACGAAATTTTCTTTGTTCTTTCCCTTTTTTCATTTGAGGGCGAATAAAAAAGAAGTAAAAAACAATTATGATTAGAACTAAAGGTAAAAACGTTTGAAGCATGTTCTGATCAGAGCCTTGAGGCTGAGACATTAATAAGATTGATAATAGGTTCATTTTATAAATTTATTTTAAATTAATTTTCGGAATTCTTTTCAATAACTTGAGCATATATATCTAAAACGGTAAACTCAGGATTAGTATTGGCTCTAATAGTTACTTTTTTATGTTGCATTCCCAATCGATGTTCACTGTTAAAAGTAACTTTAATTTTGCCTGTCTCCCCGGGTTTTATAACATTATGTGGGTAATCTGACGCTGTACATCCACAGCTGGTTCCAACGCTGGTTAACTGAAGATCAGTATTCCCGTTGTTAGTAAACCGAAAGTAGTATATTACTTTTTCACCTTCTGTAATAGTGCCAAAATCATGATTCATTTTTTCAAAAGTAAGGACGGCTATACTATTTTCGACAGCTGTATTGTTTTTATTGTTTCCTGTTTGGTTGTTGCAAGATACAAGTACAGATATAAACATTAGAGCGATTAAATAATATAAATGTTTCATTCTACTTTATTTTAAGATGCAAAAATAAGAAAAACTGAATATGAATATGTTTATTTTAGGAAGTCTTAACATAGCATATTTTTTTACTACTATTTTTTTGAGATA
This Bacteroidales bacterium DNA region includes the following protein-coding sequences:
- the yajC gene encoding preprotein translocase subunit YajC, producing MNLLSILLMSQPQGSDQNMLQTFLPLVLIIIVFYFFFIRPQMKKGKEQRKFREELKKGDKIVTLGGVHGKILNINDTTVVIETEGQGRLKIEKSAILPEGSIIGQQK
- a CDS encoding DUF1573 domain-containing protein, with the translated sequence MKHLYYLIALMFISVLVSCNNQTGNNKNNTAVENSIAVLTFEKMNHDFGTITEGEKVIYYFRFTNNGNTDLQLTSVGTSCGCTASDYPHNVIKPGETGKIKVTFNSEHRLGMQHKKVTIRANTNPEFTVLDIYAQVIEKNSEN